A genomic stretch from Canis lupus baileyi chromosome 3, mCanLup2.hap1, whole genome shotgun sequence includes:
- the CZIB gene encoding CXXC motif containing zinc binding protein isoform X2, which yields MRTRTVRRRRLPFTTGRKAAAAAVARPSRAEPSHATMGKIALQLKATLENVTNLRPLGEDFRWYLKDTVALKGGRGSASMVQKCKLCARENSIEILSSTIKSYNAEDNEKFKTIVEFECRGLEPIDFQPQAGFAAEGVESGTVFSDINLQEKDWTDYDEKAQESVGIYEVTHQFVKC from the exons ATGCGCACCCGCACGGTACGCCGGCGGCGCCTACCGTTTACGACAGGCCGGAAAGCAGCGGCCGCCGCTGTCGCCAGGCCGAGTCGGGCCGAGCCGAGCCACGCCACTATGGGG AAAATTGCGCTGCAGCTCAAAGCCACGCTGGAGAATGTCACCAACCTCCGCCCCTTAGGCGAGGACTTCCGGTGGTACCTCAAG GACACTGTGGCACTGAAGGGAGGTCGTGGCAGCGCCTCCATGGTCCAGAAGTGCAAACTATGTGCGAGGGAAAACTCCATCG AGATTTTGAGCAGCACCATCAAATCTTACAAT GCTGAAGACAATGAGAAGTTCAAGACAATTGTGGAGTTTGAGTGCCGAGGTCTTGAACCAATTGATTTCCAGCCCCAG GCGGGGTTTGCTGCTGAGGGTGTGGAATCGGGGACAGTCTTCAGCGATATTAATCTGCAGGAGAAG gacTGGACGGACTATGACGAAAAGGCTCAGGAATCTGTGGGCATCTACGAGGTCACCCACCAGTTTGTGAAGTGCTGA
- the CZIB gene encoding CXXC motif containing zinc binding protein isoform X1 has protein sequence MRTRTVRRRRLPFTTGRKAAAAAVARPSRAEPSHATMGKIALQLKATLENVTNLRPLGEDFRWYLKMKCGNCGEISEKWQYIRLMDTVALKGGRGSASMVQKCKLCARENSIEILSSTIKSYNAEDNEKFKTIVEFECRGLEPIDFQPQAGFAAEGVESGTVFSDINLQEKDWTDYDEKAQESVGIYEVTHQFVKC, from the exons ATGCGCACCCGCACGGTACGCCGGCGGCGCCTACCGTTTACGACAGGCCGGAAAGCAGCGGCCGCCGCTGTCGCCAGGCCGAGTCGGGCCGAGCCGAGCCACGCCACTATGGGG AAAATTGCGCTGCAGCTCAAAGCCACGCTGGAGAATGTCACCAACCTCCGCCCCTTAGGCGAGGACTTCCGGTGGTACCTCAAG ATGAAATGTGGCAACTGTGGTGAGATTTCAGAGAAGTGGCAGTATATTCGGCTGATG GACACTGTGGCACTGAAGGGAGGTCGTGGCAGCGCCTCCATGGTCCAGAAGTGCAAACTATGTGCGAGGGAAAACTCCATCG AGATTTTGAGCAGCACCATCAAATCTTACAAT GCTGAAGACAATGAGAAGTTCAAGACAATTGTGGAGTTTGAGTGCCGAGGTCTTGAACCAATTGATTTCCAGCCCCAG GCGGGGTTTGCTGCTGAGGGTGTGGAATCGGGGACAGTCTTCAGCGATATTAATCTGCAGGAGAAG gacTGGACGGACTATGACGAAAAGGCTCAGGAATCTGTGGGCATCTACGAGGTCACCCACCAGTTTGTGAAGTGCTGA
- the CZIB gene encoding CXXC motif containing zinc binding protein isoform X3 — MKCGNCGEISEKWQYIRLMDTVALKGGRGSASMVQKCKLCARENSIEILSSTIKSYNAEDNEKFKTIVEFECRGLEPIDFQPQAGFAAEGVESGTVFSDINLQEKDWTDYDEKAQESVGIYEVTHQFVKC, encoded by the exons ATGAAATGTGGCAACTGTGGTGAGATTTCAGAGAAGTGGCAGTATATTCGGCTGATG GACACTGTGGCACTGAAGGGAGGTCGTGGCAGCGCCTCCATGGTCCAGAAGTGCAAACTATGTGCGAGGGAAAACTCCATCG AGATTTTGAGCAGCACCATCAAATCTTACAAT GCTGAAGACAATGAGAAGTTCAAGACAATTGTGGAGTTTGAGTGCCGAGGTCTTGAACCAATTGATTTCCAGCCCCAG GCGGGGTTTGCTGCTGAGGGTGTGGAATCGGGGACAGTCTTCAGCGATATTAATCTGCAGGAGAAG gacTGGACGGACTATGACGAAAAGGCTCAGGAATCTGTGGGCATCTACGAGGTCACCCACCAGTTTGTGAAGTGCTGA
- the MAGOH gene encoding protein mago nashi homolog has protein sequence MESDFYLRYYVGHKGKFGHEFLEFEFRPDGKLRYANNSNYKNDVMIRKEAYVHKSVMEELKRIIDDSEITKEDDALWPPPDRVGRQELEIVIGDEHISFTTSKIGSLIDVNQSKDPEGLRVFYYLVQDLKCLVFSLIGLHFKIKPI, from the exons ATGGAGAGTGACTTTTATCTGCGTTACTACGTGGGTCACAAGGGCAAGTTCGGCCATGAGTTCCTGGAGTTTGAGTTCCGGCCCGACG GGAAATTGAGATATGCCAACAACAGCAATTACAAAAATGATGTCATGATCAGAAAAGAG GCTTATGTACATAAAAGTGTAATGGAGGAACTGAAGAGAATAATTGATGACAGTGAAATTACCAAAGAGGATGATGCCTTGTGGCCTCCCCCGGATCGAGTGGGCCGGCAG GAGCTTGAAATTGTCATTGGAGATGAACACATTTCTTTTACAACATCAAAAATTGGTTCTCTTATTGATGTCAATCAATCCAA GGATCCAGAAGGCTTACGAGTATTTTATTATCTTGTCCAGGACCTGAAGTGCTTGGTCTTCAGTCTTATTGGATTACACTTCAAGATTAAGCCAATCTAG